From the Pseudarthrobacter sp. MM222 genome, one window contains:
- the guaB gene encoding IMP dehydrogenase, which yields MTQPEHNPFGFIGLTYDDVLLLPGHTNVIPSEADTSSRISKRISVQTPLLSAAMDTVTESRMAIAMARQGGLGVVHRNLSIEDQADQVDRVKRSESGMITNPLTIGPEATLAELDEICARYRVSGLPVVDEGNRLLGIVTNRDTRFVPESDFPLRLVSDVMTKMPLVTGHVGISREEASHKLATNKIEKLPLVDEQGRLRGLITTKDFTKAEQYPLATKDEEGRLRVGAAIGFFGDGWERAMTLIDAGVDALFVDTANGHSQGVLDMIRRLKSDPVAAHVDIIGGQAATREGAQALIDAGADGIKVGVGPGSICTTRVVAGVGVPQITAIYESAKAAIPAGVPLIADGGLQYSGDIGKALVAGADTVMLGSLLAGCDESPGDLIFVNGKQFKSYRGMGSLGAMQTRGKNTSYSKDRYFQADVSGDDKLIPEGIEGRVAYRGPLASVAYQLVGGLRQTMFYTGAPTVPELKARGKFVRITPAGLKESHPHDIQMTVEAPNYGSR from the coding sequence ATGACCCAGCCCGAACACAACCCCTTCGGCTTCATCGGCCTGACCTACGACGACGTCCTGCTGCTGCCCGGCCACACGAACGTCATCCCCTCCGAGGCGGACACGTCGTCCCGGATTTCCAAGCGGATCTCGGTCCAGACTCCGCTGCTGTCCGCGGCCATGGACACCGTCACGGAGTCGCGGATGGCCATCGCCATGGCGCGCCAGGGCGGCCTGGGCGTGGTGCACCGCAACCTCTCCATCGAGGACCAGGCCGACCAGGTGGACCGCGTGAAGCGCAGCGAGTCCGGCATGATCACCAACCCGCTGACCATCGGTCCCGAGGCCACGCTGGCCGAGCTGGACGAGATCTGCGCCCGCTACCGGGTTTCCGGCCTTCCGGTGGTGGACGAGGGCAACAGGCTGCTGGGCATCGTCACCAACCGCGACACCCGCTTCGTGCCGGAATCCGATTTCCCGCTCCGCCTTGTCAGCGACGTCATGACGAAGATGCCGCTCGTGACCGGGCACGTCGGGATCAGCCGGGAGGAAGCCTCGCACAAGCTGGCGACCAACAAGATCGAAAAGCTCCCGCTCGTTGACGAACAGGGCCGCCTCAGGGGCCTCATCACCACCAAGGACTTCACCAAGGCCGAGCAGTACCCGCTGGCCACGAAGGACGAGGAAGGCCGGCTGCGTGTCGGTGCCGCCATCGGGTTCTTCGGCGACGGCTGGGAGCGGGCCATGACCCTGATCGACGCCGGCGTCGACGCCCTGTTCGTCGACACCGCCAACGGCCACTCGCAGGGTGTGCTCGACATGATCCGACGGCTGAAGTCCGATCCCGTCGCGGCGCACGTGGACATCATCGGCGGCCAGGCTGCCACCCGCGAAGGTGCGCAGGCACTGATCGACGCCGGCGCCGACGGCATCAAGGTCGGCGTGGGCCCCGGCTCGATCTGCACCACCCGCGTCGTGGCCGGCGTCGGCGTCCCGCAGATCACCGCCATCTACGAGTCCGCCAAGGCGGCCATTCCCGCGGGAGTGCCGCTGATCGCCGACGGCGGCCTGCAGTACTCGGGCGACATCGGCAAGGCGCTGGTTGCCGGCGCCGACACCGTCATGCTCGGCTCCCTGCTGGCCGGCTGTGACGAGTCCCCTGGAGACCTGATCTTCGTCAACGGCAAGCAGTTCAAGAGCTACCGCGGCATGGGTTCGCTCGGCGCCATGCAGACCCGAGGGAAGAACACCTCCTACTCCAAGGACCGTTACTTCCAGGCCGACGTCTCCGGCGACGACAAGCTCATCCCGGAAGGTATCGAGGGCCGGGTGGCCTACCGCGGCCCGCTCGCGTCCGTGGCTTACCAGCTGGTCGGCGGCCTCCGCCAGACCATGTTCTACACCGGCGCACCGACCGTCCCCGAGCTCAAGGCCCGCGGAAAATTCGTCCGCATCACCCCGGCCGGGCTGAAGGAATCGCACCCGCATGACATCCAGATGACGGTGGAAGCACCGAACTACGGTTCACGCTAG